The following are from one region of the Variovorax sp. V213 genome:
- a CDS encoding ABC transporter permease: protein MADASTTTAAPWTPPAAGANAATIPKPPLRDRLLPFIGPVVLFIAWDLAVRLGFIKPILLPTPADTVAALITGLAGGLLLTDFAMTVWRTLQAFAIAAVVGVPLGVLLGSNEKAYRSVEFLIDFFRSTPSSALIPLFLLIFGVSDVNKVAIAAFGALLIVVFNSAYGVINARKQRVMAARVMGASRWQIFKDVLVWESLQPSFVGLRSAVSMALVIVIVAEMFIGSDAGLGHRIIDAQQVLNVKSMYAAILAAGALGYALNILFLIAERRIVHWSGR from the coding sequence ATGGCCGACGCAAGCACGACCACGGCCGCGCCGTGGACACCACCGGCCGCCGGTGCCAATGCGGCGACGATACCCAAGCCGCCGCTGCGCGACCGGCTGCTGCCCTTCATCGGCCCCGTGGTGCTGTTCATCGCGTGGGACCTGGCGGTGCGGCTGGGCTTCATCAAGCCGATCCTGCTGCCCACCCCCGCCGACACCGTTGCGGCGCTCATCACGGGGCTCGCGGGCGGGCTGCTGCTCACCGACTTTGCGATGACCGTGTGGCGCACGCTGCAGGCCTTCGCGATTGCGGCGGTGGTCGGCGTGCCGCTGGGCGTGCTGCTCGGCAGCAACGAGAAGGCCTACCGCAGCGTCGAATTCCTGATCGACTTCTTCCGCTCCACGCCGTCATCCGCGCTGATTCCGCTGTTTCTCCTGATCTTCGGCGTGTCGGACGTCAACAAGGTGGCCATCGCGGCCTTCGGCGCGCTGCTGATCGTGGTGTTCAACAGTGCCTACGGCGTGATCAATGCGCGCAAGCAGCGCGTGATGGCGGCGCGCGTCATGGGCGCCTCGCGCTGGCAGATCTTCAAGGACGTGCTGGTGTGGGAAAGCCTGCAGCCCAGCTTCGTGGGTTTGCGCTCGGCGGTGTCGATGGCGCTGGTGATCGTCATCGTGGCCGAGATGTTCATCGGCTCCGACGCCGGCCTCGGCCACCGGATCATCGATGCGCAGCAGGTGCTCAATGTGAAGAGCATGTATGCGGCCATCCTCGCGGCGGGTGCCCTGGGCTATGCGCTCAACATCCTCTTTCTCATTGCCGAGCGCCGCATCGTGCACTGGAGCGGAAGGTAA
- a CDS encoding ABC transporter substrate-binding protein produces the protein MSTPEKSSAAASRRQLLQAGAAGLAVLAAPAIVRAQAAPKIRIGFWPVAAGLPFFAAVDRGYFKEAGLDVEPLKFAGAQQVMEGMLAGRCDGSSNGTGSANLAIGEIAQPGLFKIFCTNPSNAKFVLDEFIVAKDSPIKTMADLAGKKIASGPGIQNVTLCKTMLERAGAKGATVSELPIGQHVAALVAGQVDACYTLEPTGTVGRMNGTTRVIEAGVVARYILGDPMAPWHGGAASLTSEFIKKNPDAARKYIAAYARGVDLVRSKPDDARQHMKGYTAIEGSLTAEVPLASYMLYNEFKPSDVAYFQKFYDLFTEKGIFEKKVLVDGLLYKA, from the coding sequence ATGAGCACCCCTGAGAAATCGTCCGCCGCCGCGTCGCGCCGCCAGCTGCTGCAGGCCGGCGCCGCGGGGCTGGCCGTGCTGGCTGCGCCCGCCATCGTGCGCGCGCAAGCCGCGCCGAAGATCCGCATCGGCTTCTGGCCCGTGGCCGCGGGCCTGCCCTTCTTTGCCGCGGTCGACCGCGGCTACTTCAAGGAAGCCGGGCTCGACGTGGAGCCGCTCAAGTTCGCGGGCGCGCAGCAGGTCATGGAAGGCATGCTCGCGGGCCGCTGCGACGGCAGCTCCAACGGCACCGGCTCGGCCAACCTCGCCATCGGCGAGATCGCGCAGCCAGGGCTCTTCAAGATCTTCTGCACCAACCCGAGCAACGCCAAGTTCGTGCTCGACGAATTCATCGTCGCCAAGGACAGCCCGATCAAGACCATGGCCGATCTGGCCGGCAAGAAGATCGCGTCCGGCCCCGGCATCCAGAACGTGACCCTGTGCAAGACCATGCTCGAACGCGCGGGCGCCAAGGGCGCCACGGTGAGCGAGCTGCCCATCGGCCAGCACGTGGCCGCGCTCGTCGCGGGGCAGGTCGACGCCTGCTACACGCTCGAGCCCACCGGCACCGTGGGCCGCATGAACGGCACCACGCGCGTCATCGAGGCCGGCGTGGTCGCCAGGTACATCCTCGGCGACCCGATGGCGCCCTGGCATGGCGGCGCGGCCAGCCTCACCAGCGAGTTCATCAAGAAGAACCCCGATGCGGCAAGGAAGTACATCGCCGCCTATGCGCGCGGCGTGGACCTGGTGCGCAGCAAACCCGACGACGCGCGCCAGCACATGAAGGGCTACACCGCCATCGAAGGCAGCCTCACGGCCGAAGTGCCGCTCGCCTCGTACATGCTCTACAACGAGTTCAAGCCGAGCGACGTCGCGTACTTCCAGAAGTTCTACGACCTGTTCACCGAAAAGGGCATCTTCGAGAAGAAGGTGCTGGTGGACGGCCTGCTCTACAAAGCCTGA
- the atzF gene encoding allophanate hydrolase — protein sequence MMVHEENGSPAAAWIARFAQPVPGADTGNRPLAGLRFAVKDNIDVAGEPTTAACPAFDRRPPAHAAVVQKLLDAGASLLGKTNLDQFACGLNGTRSPYGEVPNAFDPRYVSGGSSSGSAYVVATGEVDFALGTDTAGSGRVPAGLNNIVGIKPSRGLLSAFGVVPAAQSADCVSIFACTVALAVDVLLAAAGPDARDPYSRELALRSDPFPSDFRFGVPDTLSFFGDAVAEDAFRDAQARLVALGGTAVAIPYAPLAEAAALLYESALVAERYAAVREFFDAHGSQVIEPVRGILESGRGYDAADVFEAQTRLRALAQQAEPMWRGIDLLLVPTAPTHYTREQMRADPVVLNRNLGAYTNFVNLLDYAAISVPSALRADGLPFGITLIGPCGSDLALAELGQRYHHATGLPQGATGLPLPEPKPVPGLGAPSAQSMPIAVVGAHLSGMPLNGQLTERGATLLRATTTSPRYRLHALPGTVPPKPGLQRSATGGAAIALEVWSVPVTQVGSFLALIPPPLGLGSVELADGSWVHGFICEGHALADAEDVSHHGGWRAYIASRTAPSQAIPT from the coding sequence ATGATGGTGCATGAAGAAAACGGATCGCCTGCCGCGGCGTGGATCGCACGCTTCGCGCAGCCCGTGCCCGGCGCGGACACCGGCAACCGGCCGCTCGCCGGCCTGCGCTTTGCCGTCAAGGACAACATCGACGTGGCCGGCGAGCCCACCACGGCGGCCTGTCCGGCCTTCGATCGCAGGCCCCCGGCACATGCGGCGGTGGTGCAGAAACTGCTCGATGCCGGTGCATCGCTGCTGGGCAAGACAAATCTCGACCAGTTCGCCTGCGGCCTGAACGGCACGCGCTCCCCCTACGGCGAAGTGCCCAACGCCTTCGACCCGCGCTATGTCTCGGGCGGCTCCAGCTCGGGTTCGGCCTACGTGGTGGCCACCGGCGAGGTCGATTTCGCGCTGGGTACCGACACCGCGGGCTCGGGCCGGGTGCCTGCCGGGCTCAACAACATCGTCGGCATCAAGCCTTCGCGCGGCCTGCTGAGTGCCTTCGGCGTGGTGCCCGCCGCCCAGAGTGCGGACTGCGTGTCGATCTTCGCGTGCACCGTGGCCCTGGCCGTCGACGTGCTCCTGGCGGCCGCCGGGCCCGACGCGCGCGATCCCTATTCGCGGGAACTTGCGCTGCGCAGCGACCCGTTTCCCTCCGACTTCCGCTTCGGCGTGCCCGACACGTTGAGCTTCTTCGGCGATGCCGTGGCCGAAGACGCCTTTCGCGATGCGCAGGCCCGGCTCGTTGCCCTCGGCGGCACGGCCGTGGCGATCCCCTACGCGCCGCTGGCCGAAGCCGCCGCGCTGCTCTATGAAAGCGCCCTGGTGGCCGAGCGCTATGCCGCAGTGCGCGAGTTCTTCGATGCGCACGGCTCGCAGGTGATCGAACCGGTGCGCGGCATTCTCGAGAGCGGTCGCGGCTACGACGCCGCCGACGTGTTCGAGGCCCAGACCCGGCTGCGCGCGCTCGCGCAGCAGGCCGAGCCGATGTGGCGCGGCATCGACCTGCTGCTGGTGCCGACCGCGCCCACGCACTACACGCGCGAACAGATGCGCGCCGACCCGGTCGTGCTCAATCGCAACCTTGGCGCGTACACCAACTTCGTCAACCTGCTCGACTACGCCGCCATCTCGGTGCCGAGTGCGCTGCGCGCCGACGGCCTGCCCTTCGGCATCACGCTGATCGGCCCCTGCGGCAGCGATCTCGCGCTGGCCGAGCTGGGCCAGCGCTACCACCATGCCACCGGCCTGCCGCAGGGCGCGACGGGATTGCCGCTGCCCGAACCCAAGCCCGTGCCTGGCCTGGGTGCTCCGTCGGCGCAGAGCATGCCCATCGCCGTCGTCGGCGCGCATCTTTCGGGCATGCCGCTCAATGGCCAGCTCACCGAACGCGGCGCCACGCTGCTGCGCGCCACCACCACCTCGCCGCGCTACCGCCTGCATGCGCTGCCGGGCACCGTGCCGCCCAAACCGGGGCTGCAGCGCAGCGCCACCGGCGGAGCGGCCATTGCGCTCGAAGTGTGGTCGGTTCCCGTCACCCAGGTCGGCAGCTTCCTGGCCCTGATTCCGCCCCCGCTGGGCCTGGGCAGCGTCGAGCTTGCCGACGGCAGCTGGGTGCACGGCTTCATCTGCGAGGGCCATGCACTGGCCGATGCGGAAGACGTGAGCCACCACGGCGGCTGGCGCGCCTACATCGCGAGCCGCACCGCTCCTTCCCAAGCCATTCCAACCTGA